The sequence below is a genomic window from Streptomyces sudanensis.
TTTTTCTACCTGTGTCCCGAGTGCGAGTCGGTGTGGCTCGACGGGCAGTCATTGACGGAGAACACCGAACTTTTCCTCAGCGATTTTCTCGCCTCCGCCCCACCTCAAGAGGACGGCTATCTCTTGGAAGGCGTGACGACCGACAGCTCTGTACGCGGACAGACCGCACGCACCCTCCTACAAGAAGTGGAGTATGGGTCAGCAACTGCTGAGCAGATTTCTCTCATGGAGGCGCTGTGTGAGGGATCTGCTACGCCGGAAAGTTTTGCCCGGGGCTGGCTGGCAGCACGTCGCCGCGCCCTGGGACGACGCGAGCGACTGAAAGAACCTCTGGGGCGACTCCTTGATCGAGTTTTCTACGCACTGGAGGACTACTCAATCGACACCGCGCTGCGCGAGGAAGGCGACATCAGCGACGACGAATTGATTGCGATCGTGCGCCACACCCTCCAAGAAATGAAAAAGTCAAGATAAACTCCACTCTTTTGGGGTAATCCCATGCGTTTTGTCGGATTTTTTCGAGAAATGAACCCGGATTGCCATGATTTGTTCACAGAATCCATTTTCGATCACTTGACCCACCGCACCCCTTACCAGAGTGCCAAAGTAATCAAATACTTGGAGTCCGGCCATCCCGTATCCGACATCATGGAGTTCACCGTCGACGTCATCGGCAATAGGTTCAAAGTCCCAGGTGGATCATCCCTGCTGTCAGACGGAGAAACGTTTGGCGTGGAGATCTTTCAGCCTACGTCCGAGAATACCTCATCGATCTCCCAATTGATTTCCTGCAGTTCATGGCTGATAGCGACCACGAGATGCCGACAGTAAGTCGGCAGCACCTCATCGAACTATCGACTCAGGCCAGCAAATCCCTGGGCTTCCGAGTAGTGCCCGGGGCGGGCCCGATGAACTTTTGAGTGCGCGTTCAACATGAACCGCATGAAAGAATCGATGCCTCCTTATTATCATTGGTCGATCAGCAGAATCCACGAAACAGGAACTGGGGATGGCCGGCTCGCCATCGAGCGCGAAATGCGCCATGCGGGGAGAGCGAATGAGAGAAATCGG
It includes:
- a CDS encoding colicin immunity domain-containing protein, with the translated sequence MSNRIACAHCGQDWLQRSQRKDTGQFFYLCPECESVWLDGQSLTENTELFLSDFLASAPPQEDGYLLEGVTTDSSVRGQTARTLLQEVEYGSATAEQISLMEALCEGSATPESFARGWLAARRRALGRRERLKEPLGRLLDRVFYALEDYSIDTALREEGDISDDELIAIVRHTLQEMKKSR